TCTTCATGGGCGTGAATCTCAAGTGCGCCTCCTGCCACGACAGTTTCATTAATGACTGGAGGCTCTCGGATTCTTATGGGCTGGCGTGCGTCTATAGCGACCGCCCGCTCGAGATGTTCCGATGCGATAAACCCACGGGACAGATGGCCACCGCCCGATTTATCTATCCCGAGCTGGGCGAGATAGACCCCAAAGCCGATAAACCAGCGCGGTTGAAGCGCCTTGCGGCGCTCATCACCAGCCCCAAAGATGGCCGCCTGTCGCGAACCATAGTCAATCGCCTTTGGGCCCGGTTCTTTGGGCGCGGCCTGATCGAACCAGTCGATGACATGGAGCAACGGGCCTGGGACCAGGACCTGTTGGACTGGCTGGCGGAGGACTTGGTCGCCCATCACTACGACTTAAAGCGCACCATCCAGGTCATCCTCACCTCGGAGGCCTACCAACTGCCCGCCGTGGACCTCGGCGAGACCAGCCCAAAGGATTACGTCTTTAGGGGACCAGCGGTGCGGCGGCTCACCGCCGAGGAGTTCCGCGATGCGCTGGGCGAGATTACAGCCGTCTGGTATAAAAAGCCTGAGTTCCCCGTTGCGACAGAGGAGGTGCGCAGCAGCCTTGTGGCTGCCGACCCGCTGACGCTGGCTCTGGGCAGACCTTCTCGCGACCAGGTAGTGACGACCCGGACGGCAGACGCCACGACATTGCAGGCCCTGGAACTGACGAATGGCCGAACGCTGGCCGGTATTCTGGCAGCAGCCGCGTGGCACACGGTTGATTCCCCGCAACCAGCCTCAGACCTGGTTGAATTGCTTTACAGGCGCGCCTTTGGCCGAAGCCCTACCTCGGCTGAGCAGGAGTTGGCGGTGGGCGTTTTGGGAACGCCACCACAACCGCAAGGGGTCGAGGACCTGCTCTGGGCCATGACCATGCAACCTGAGTTTCAACTCATTTATTGAAATGAACGCAATGCACCCTTTACGCGACTGGACCCGGCGCGATTTTCTAAAAACTGCATCAAGCGCCATGCTCTCGGCCCTGGCTGCGGGTTATCCGCGCCAGGCCCTGGCGGCTGAACCGCTCGAACCCAAACCGAAACCGACAGCCGATACCGTGATTGTGCTCTGGATGGCCGGCGGCATGGCCCATACGGAAACCTTCGATCAAAAAAAATATACGCCCTTTGAGCCAGGCATCTCGCCCAAGGATTTTCTGAGCACTTTTCCCAGCGTCCGGACCGCCGTCGATAACATCGAGTTTTCGCAGGGCCTCGAACGCGTCGCCGCAATCGCGGATCGCGCGACGCTCATCCGTTCTTACACTGCAGGCGACCTTGGTTTCATCCTTCACTCCCGCCATCAATATCAGTGGCACACCGGTTATGCGCCGCCGCAAACGGTCGCCGCGCCGCATATCGGGGCCGTCATCGCCCGCACGCTCGGGCCGCTCAACCCGGTGGTGCCTGCGTTCGTCAACATCGGCCAGCGCCTGGATGTCGGTGAGAGTGAAGAACTCAAGGCGTTCACCACCGCCGGCTTTTTAGGCAGC
The sequence above is a segment of the Verrucomicrobiia bacterium genome. Coding sequences within it:
- a CDS encoding DUF1553 domain-containing protein; translated protein: MKPIRGALGFLVVLVFCPIALAPVSRAQAQALPAVSPRLVSFSKDIQPIFDASCVKCHGRGRTRGGLQIDTRESLLKGGDSGPAVVVGKSGESLLVNLVAGMDPERIMPRKGSRLTLEQIGLLRAWIDQGLHWDAGITFAKPPPLNLTPRSPSIAVSAESSVNPIDQILRRYFAKTGFNPPAHVNDRLFARRVYLDTIGLLPPEDGSGEAITDEDPQLRAELVRRLLSYDQLYAEHWLSFWNDLLRNDYRGAGFIDGGREPITRWLFAVLSTNLSYDKFVAQLINPTHASEGFTKGIVWRGVVNASQSPPLQAAQNIAQVFMGVNLKCASCHDSFINDWRLSDSYGLACVYSDRPLEMFRCDKPTGQMATARFIYPELGEIDPKADKPARLKRLAALITSPKDGRLSRTIVNRLWARFFGRGLIEPVDDMEQRAWDQDLLDWLAEDLVAHHYDLKRTIQVILTSEAYQLPAVDLGETSPKDYVFRGPAVRRLTAEEFRDALGEITAVWYKKPEFPVATEEVRSSLVAADPLTLALGRPSRDQVVTTRTADATTLQALELTNGRTLAGILAAAAWHTVDSPQPASDLVELLYRRAFGRSPTSAEQELAVGVLGTPPQPQGVEDLLWAMTMQPEFQLIY